One window of the Eucalyptus grandis isolate ANBG69807.140 chromosome 6, ASM1654582v1, whole genome shotgun sequence genome contains the following:
- the LOC104456631 gene encoding membrane-anchored ubiquitin-fold protein 5 isoform X2: MDGEGLIELKFRLADGSDIGPTKYSPAMTVASLKEKVVAHWPREKENGPKTLNDVKLIHAGKILENNKTLADSRLQVGELPGGVITMHVVVRPPVSDKKNGFFFISYPPSKTIFHFMAEDYCWLFNHQTKKVL; encoded by the exons ATGGATGGGGAAGGCTTGATCGAGCTCAAGTTCAGGCTCGCGGATGGCAGCGACATTGGTCCCACCAAGTACAGCCCCGCCATGACGGTGGCCTCGCTCAAGGAGAAAGTGGTGGCTCACTGGCCCCGAG AGAAAGAAAATGGTCCAAAGACACTGAATGATGTAAAGCTTATTCATGCTGGAAAGATACTGGAAAACAACAAGACACTTGCTGACTCCAGACTGCAAGTTGGTGAACTTCCTGGGGGTGTCATCACCATGCATGTTGTTGTGCGTCCTCCTGTTTCAGACAAAAAGAATg gtttcttctttatctcttaCCCTCCATCCAAGACCATCTTCCATTTCATGGCTGAAGATTATTGTTGGCTATTTAATCACCAGACGAAGAAGGTCCTGTAA
- the LOC104456631 gene encoding membrane-anchored ubiquitin-fold protein 5 isoform X1 has product MDGEGLIELKFRLADGSDIGPTKYSPAMTVASLKEKVVAHWPREKENGPKTLNDVKLIHAGKILENNKTLADSRLQVGELPGGVITMHVVVRPPVSDKKNGNKNESFNMSMRKGNDFQFALFQKSCGMNLSGNLGVHAQFCSFRSLPLFAHRKQ; this is encoded by the exons ATGGATGGGGAAGGCTTGATCGAGCTCAAGTTCAGGCTCGCGGATGGCAGCGACATTGGTCCCACCAAGTACAGCCCCGCCATGACGGTGGCCTCGCTCAAGGAGAAAGTGGTGGCTCACTGGCCCCGAG AGAAAGAAAATGGTCCAAAGACACTGAATGATGTAAAGCTTATTCATGCTGGAAAGATACTGGAAAACAACAAGACACTTGCTGACTCCAGACTGCAAGTTGGTGAACTTCCTGGGGGTGTCATCACCATGCATGTTGTTGTGCGTCCTCCTGTTTCAGACAAAAAGAATg GAAACAAGAACGAGTCATTCAATATGTCGATGCGGAAGGGAAATGACTTTCAATTTGCTTTATTTCAGAAAAGTTGCGGGATGAATCTATCGGGAAACCTGGGTGTTCATGCTCAATTTTGTAGCTTCAG AAGTCTTCCGCTCTTTGCTCACCGCAAACAATAA
- the LOC104456631 gene encoding membrane-anchored ubiquitin-fold protein 5 isoform X3, whose amino-acid sequence MDGEGLIELKFRLADGSDIGPTKYSPAMTVASLKEKVVAHWPREKENGPKTLNDVKLIHAGKILENNKTLADSRLQVGELPGGVITMHVVVRPPVSDKKNEKLRDESIGKPGCSCSIL is encoded by the exons ATGGATGGGGAAGGCTTGATCGAGCTCAAGTTCAGGCTCGCGGATGGCAGCGACATTGGTCCCACCAAGTACAGCCCCGCCATGACGGTGGCCTCGCTCAAGGAGAAAGTGGTGGCTCACTGGCCCCGAG AGAAAGAAAATGGTCCAAAGACACTGAATGATGTAAAGCTTATTCATGCTGGAAAGATACTGGAAAACAACAAGACACTTGCTGACTCCAGACTGCAAGTTGGTGAACTTCCTGGGGGTGTCATCACCATGCATGTTGTTGTGCGTCCTCCTGTTTCAGACAAAAAGAATg AAAAGTTGCGGGATGAATCTATCGGGAAACCTGGGTGTTCATGCTCAATTTTGTAG